From a single Kitasatospora sp. NBC_00458 genomic region:
- a CDS encoding response regulator transcription factor has translation MTDTAPVRVLLADDEHLIRGALAALLALEEDITVVAQAASGPEAVAMAEAHRPDVAVLDLQMPGLDGIEVATRLRALLPDCRCMIVTGHGRPGYLKRALEVGIRGFLPKTVSAADLAGIIRTVRAGGRYVDPELAADAIAAGETPLTPRETDVLELAADGTPIAEIAVRASLSQGTVRNYLSSAAAKLGAENRHAAVRIAREHGWI, from the coding sequence ATGACCGACACCGCGCCCGTCCGCGTCCTGCTCGCCGACGACGAGCACCTGATCAGGGGGGCGCTGGCCGCGCTGCTCGCGCTGGAGGAGGACATCACGGTGGTCGCCCAGGCCGCCTCCGGTCCGGAGGCGGTGGCGATGGCCGAGGCGCACCGGCCGGACGTCGCGGTGCTCGACCTGCAGATGCCCGGGCTGGACGGCATCGAGGTGGCGACCCGGCTGCGCGCCCTGCTGCCCGACTGCCGCTGCATGATCGTCACCGGCCACGGCCGGCCGGGCTACCTGAAGCGGGCGCTGGAGGTCGGGATCCGGGGCTTCCTGCCGAAGACCGTCTCGGCGGCCGACCTGGCCGGGATCATCCGCACGGTGCGGGCCGGCGGCCGGTACGTGGACCCGGAGCTGGCGGCGGACGCGATCGCCGCCGGGGAGACCCCGCTGACCCCGCGCGAGACGGACGTCCTGGAGCTGGCCGCCGACGGCACCCCGATCGCGGAGATCGCCGTGCGCGCGTCGCTCTCGCAGGGCACCGTCCGCAACTACCTCTCCTCGGCGGCGGCCAAGCTGGGCGCCGAGAACCGCCACGCGGCGGTGCGGATCGCCCGCGAGCACGGCTGGATCTGA
- a CDS encoding phosphoribosylaminoimidazolesuccinocarboxamide synthase translates to MSGFVTKPEPVQVPGLVHLHTGKVRDLYRAESGELVMVASDRTSAYDWVLPNEIPDKGRILTQLSLWWFDRIADLVPNHVISTDVPAGAPADWKGRTLICRSLDMVPVECVARGYLAGSGLEEYRDSRTVCGIALPEGLVDGSELPAPIYTPALKAEVGEHDENVPYEETARRIGAELAAQLRQTTLAVYSRARDIARERGIILADTKFEFGLLDGELVIGDEVLTPDSSRFWPADRWEPGHAQPSYDKQIIRDWLTSPASGWDRKSEQPPPQLPAEVVAKVSAKYVEAYERLTGLSWV, encoded by the coding sequence TTGAGCGGATTTGTCACCAAGCCCGAGCCGGTCCAGGTGCCCGGCCTGGTCCACCTGCACACCGGCAAGGTGCGCGACCTCTACCGGGCCGAGTCCGGCGAGCTGGTGATGGTCGCCAGCGACCGCACCTCGGCCTACGACTGGGTGCTGCCCAACGAGATCCCGGACAAGGGCCGCATCCTGACCCAGCTCTCGCTGTGGTGGTTCGACCGGATCGCCGACCTGGTGCCCAACCACGTGATCTCCACCGACGTCCCGGCCGGCGCCCCCGCCGACTGGAAGGGCCGGACGCTGATCTGCCGCAGCCTGGACATGGTCCCGGTCGAGTGCGTGGCCCGCGGCTACCTGGCCGGCTCCGGCCTGGAGGAGTACCGCGACTCCCGCACGGTCTGCGGGATCGCCCTGCCCGAGGGCCTGGTGGACGGCTCGGAGCTGCCCGCCCCGATCTACACCCCGGCGCTCAAGGCCGAGGTCGGCGAGCACGACGAGAACGTCCCCTACGAGGAGACCGCCCGCCGGATCGGCGCGGAGCTGGCCGCCCAGCTGCGGCAGACCACGCTGGCCGTCTACTCCCGGGCCCGGGACATCGCCCGCGAGCGCGGCATCATCCTGGCCGACACCAAGTTCGAGTTCGGGCTGCTCGACGGCGAGCTGGTGATCGGTGACGAGGTGCTCACCCCGGACTCCTCGCGGTTCTGGCCGGCCGACCGGTGGGAGCCGGGCCACGCCCAGCCCTCCTACGACAAGCAGATCATCCGCGACTGGCTGACCTCCCCGGCCTCCGGCTGGGACCGGAAGAGCGAGCAGCCGCCGCCGCAGCTGCCCGCCGAGGTGGTCGCGAAGGTCAGCGCCAAGTACGTCGAGGCCTACGAGCGGCTGACCGGCCTCAGCTGGGTCTGA